One part of the Parachlamydiales bacterium genome encodes these proteins:
- a CDS encoding VIT1/CCC1 transporter family protein — translation MCCNHPHNSPEHFDGKTAVGHVAEAQARGKLAKSESHALEIPGHWSAFTDAARETALLMAMLFEICHHLPISSTLTMVITGLVGISWLIWKAGRSAWIGWSRLERLHRIVEEEKWEIDNHRKQEREELGALYAAKGFEGKLLEDVLDVLMADGDRLLRVMVEEELGLTLENTEHPLKQALGAALGSTAAILLIFLFVAALGSWGALLAALLTAGLAAAIAAKYEKNRIIPAIVWNIGIVALPLACVHFLSNYFIGPSL, via the coding sequence ATGTGCTGCAATCATCCCCACAACTCCCCTGAACATTTTGACGGAAAGACAGCCGTAGGCCATGTCGCAGAAGCCCAGGCGCGGGGAAAACTAGCCAAAAGCGAAAGCCATGCCCTGGAGATACCTGGACACTGGTCTGCATTTACCGATGCCGCACGCGAGACAGCGCTCTTAATGGCGATGCTATTTGAGATCTGCCATCACCTACCTATCTCTTCGACCCTCACAATGGTAATTACAGGTCTTGTTGGCATTAGCTGGCTCATATGGAAAGCCGGCAGAAGCGCCTGGATCGGCTGGTCACGTCTGGAGCGCTTGCATCGTATTGTTGAAGAAGAAAAATGGGAAATAGATAACCATCGCAAACAAGAACGTGAAGAGCTTGGAGCCTTGTATGCAGCTAAAGGGTTTGAAGGTAAACTGCTTGAAGATGTCTTGGACGTCCTTATGGCCGATGGAGACCGCTTATTACGTGTAATGGTCGAAGAAGAGCTTGGACTAACCCTTGAAAATACGGAACATCCCCTGAAGCAAGCTTTAGGTGCTGCCTTAGGTAGCACAGCAGCAATCTTGCTTATTTTCCTTTTTGTAGCAGCATTAGGCAGTTGGGGTGCACTCCTGGCGGCCCTACTCACTGCAGGACTAGCCGCTGCCATAGCAGCAAAATATGAAAAGAACCGCATTATTCCCGCCATCGTATGGAATATAGGCATCGTGGCACTGCCCCTCGCTTGCGTACACTTCCTCTCCAACTACTTCATAGGCCCCTCGTTATGA